The genomic stretch TTGTTTCTTCTAGTCCAAACTTCTTTTGGTGTCATGATCATGTGGCAATCTTTCCTTGTAAATCTTGCTTGGACTAAACGACCTAGAAGGGTCCATTAGAAAAATCGTCCAATGAATAGCTCAGTATTCCAGAAAGTTTGAGCATATTGAGCAACTAACAGGGAGAAGTTACAGTACCCAAATGATGGATGCCTGATTGATACCTGGAAATCACCTGGCTGGAAATCCTTTCCTCGGTTCACTCTGTGTCTCAGTTCTGCACTTCTCCCCACTGCAATTGCCCTTTCTACGATAGTACAACTTTCAACTCAACACAACACACAACAATCAAATGACGCATACACAATCAAGTTTCCAGAATTGTGGTCTGAATTTCATTACTGAATGAAATGGTCAAAATTACACCAGAATCAGATTAAAGCTTCTTCACAATTCATTAAGATTCTAGTGACTAcagaaatacataaatattccTAACACAGATTCTATGGTTACTTGGCATTCAGGAGGCCAGCACTCTCCTTCAGTCCCTCTCCAcacttttctgaatttttggCTGCTTTTTCCTCCTCTTCTCTGCTTTTATGCCCCATAACAGCCAAGCGTTCCCATGGATTACCACATCCCCTCCCCAAATCTGGTTGTCCTTGCACCTGTGCAATTGCCATCTGCTCCACTCTTTTGCTGCCTTGTGTCCTTGAGACATTTCCCTTCTTTTGGTTCTTCTTGCGGGAAATATATTTGTGGGTTCTAACAATGTCACAACAAGACACCAACACCACTATGTTAAGGTTAAGTGAGTGAAGCAATCAAGTAATTAGCAATAAAGAATTAGTAGTAAAGTTCATCTCCGAATGGCTTCTTTGTGGTCTCACTTGTTGCTGCTAGTTCCAAATGATTTTGGGTCAAaagtcaaatttattattattttatttaactggATTAGTTTTATCTACACCTAATGAGATGCAAAATTCATGAATTTACACTGTCATGTCAAAAGACCCTGTCACATGGTGGCTATTAGATTGCTGTTCCAGCTGGGGAGAAACAAGAGGAAAACACCTAACTAGGTGAATCATTTAGGGCTTATAAAATCTCTGGTTAGAGTGGAATTGGAGGTTGTTTGAGAGAAAGGAGAGTTCTAGTATATGCCGGGATGAAGTCTCTACAGATGCCGATTCTGTGGCATCTTGGTCTTCCCTTTTCCATGTTCTTTTCCTTTTAGTTTTTGGAATATctaaatttttgggtttgataTCTGTTTTCTACTCCTTTAAGATTTTCTTCTATATAATGTTGTGCCCTCTGTTTTAGTAGTTGTTTTATATGATATCATTTATGTAAAGGAATTCAGCGTGTTGCTGCGTGTGTTTTCAGAGGGTTCTTCAAAAGGAAAAGCAACGAATGGAGCGTGCAAATTTTGCGAATTCAAAATTGCTACATGAATGTGAGATTCTTCGCAATCGGCTTCAAGAATGCAGTGTTAATTTCCTGAGTGAAGAGGAAGATAAATTGACAGTAGACACTTCATCAGCATCTGATGCTATAGATCTCTTGACAACATCTGACAATAGAATCGGACTTCTCCTTGCAGAGGTATTATTCAATGATTTGAATTAGTTATTTCTTTTGCTTTACAATGCATTACTGGAACTCTTGTTTGTGAATGGTAGCTGTTGAAGCAGTTGATTTGTTTTtaagtcaatcttcttttttgTTCCCCTGTTTCTGCTGTCATAGTGTTTACCTTGTAATTGATTCTTTGGTGTGTACATGTAAGAAGGAATTTAAATACATTTATAGATCTGTGATATCTTCCTAGATACTGAATGATTGCAAAATAATGAAGTGTTTGCTTTCATAAGGTGGAATTCTTGTATTGCTCTTTCGAAAATGCTTCTCTTAGCTGTTAATTTCTCAATGCAAAAACTTGTATTGGTGACTAGACATGCAAAAACTTTTCTTTATGATTTCATGATAAGATATTTTCATTCATCGGAAACTTTATGTTCGTCACGCATCTCGGTTCCCTGCTTGTTTACAGTTTTTCTGCCATAAATTTGAACAGGCACAGCTCCTTGCACAAGACATTGAGAAGTCGATGGCGGAAGTGGAAGAAACTGGCATTACAAATGGCAGCGAGCAGAGAAGTGATGATGAGTTGAGGAAGATGGTAACCGATATTTACGTGGACAATGCCAGATTGAGGATGCAGGTGAACACGGTAATTCGATGTGCTCTAAACACTTATGTAAAGTCAGATGAAGATGTGGAGGAAGAGGAAACCCCTCTGAGGAAAACTGTCCTAAGCAGATTCTTATAAAGATAACAGGTGGATGAATTTAGCATGTTGGCGGTGCACatagtttcaaaatttgtatatgTAAAGTAGATATATTTAGAATGTTATTGTATcactttgaattttaaaagatataaaaacaaaataaacatcaCTATGTTTACAGAAGCAATCGGTCTATCTGCACTACTTTGTTTGTTATTTGATGGAAAATCTTATTAATACgagaatatatacaaaataataaaataatatatataaatatcgatatatcactgtataattaaatactattttatatttaattttaaagtatccaattatataatgatatatcgttgtttatatacaaaattatacatattatttatgcacataacactactcagaaacaaaacaaatattactactcataaacaaaacaaatattgcAGTTAAGTATTTGTAAAGTTGCATTCAGAAATGAATTTCTTTTAACGTACCTAAAGATGGTGTTTGGCCTAGAAGGGCTTCCACTAAGACACAAGCCAGAATATATAAAGGAAAGAGagccaaaataaaaatacatagaAAACAGCCTGGCTTATGCTGCAAAATGCAATAACTTCTTGAATATTCTCTGCTATTATCCTAATTTGAAAGTCtatccagaaaaaaaaaaaaaacagtacattaagatataaaatacatgtttattgatctgaaaaaaaaattacagttccCGCACTCACGAAACCCACTTTGCTTTTCCAACTAAATTACAtacaaaaaagaagagaaacataAGCACTGGCCCCCCGGGTAGTATAAATTGCTGGGAAATCAGTCAGTGGTAAAACCCATGACTTGCACATGGATGCTCATATACCTTCTCGCCACGCAATGCAAATCCTTGACCACCACCATTGAAAGAGACTCAGGCTCTCACCATTAGACCTGTATTCACTTACTCTACTTATCGCCACCTCCAAACATGCCCATCATATCTTTTGTAGAACCCATTTGCTTCATCAAGCTCTGTAAACCACCCACTCCGCCTATCTGTTTCAACATCTGTTGGGGCAGGACTTTGCTCATGTGTTGGGCGTTCATATTTCGGGATAGAGCACTCATCTCACCCTTCTTAGGAATCTTGAGACCCTTCATTTTGCTCCATATCTTGGCAAGCCGCTTGTACTCTTCCAACATCTCCATTACTTCTCTAACTTGGCGACCTGATCCTCTGGCTATCCGCATAATTCGGGAATCATTCATGAGCTTAGGATTTGAACTATCCAATTCTGTACCACATAACCAATTAACAATTAGTAATAGAATAAAGAACTTGATAAATTGAAAGAGAACCGTAAAAGCAGTAGAGCTTGCCTTCATTAGTCATTGAATCCATCATGGTCATGTATCGCTTGATCTTTGCCTGGCTTTCCTTTTCACGACCTTTGGGCATTAATTCAGCGCTAAATCCTGGAAGCATTGAGAAAACCTACAGAGAACAACCACCCACCAGaaaattttgcataaaaaaattgaCGTCGAAATATCGTTAGCAAGTAGACATTTTCATTCCAAAAGAATTACCATTCAAAAAGATCTTAAACTACCAATGACACACCATATATCAGCAATGACTATGCCTACAGGGATCTATTTCTTAAAATCACAAAGTCCCAAAATCTGTGCTGAGATTATCTAGCTGCTTAGAAATGGCCTTGCACATTAAATACACAAATTTTGAACAAGTTGTGATCTATTGAAAGGAAGATTTCACCACCACTGTAGGTGAAGCAAAAAAGACCTTGGAGTTGAAACTGACcaagttattatattttagactgAATCATCAGAAAAACGAGCATGAGAAGtctagaaacaaagaaaaaaggtcAACTAAAGTAGTAAGATAATAACCTGGCCAATAGGACCCATTTTAAGTATGTTCTGAAATTGCTCATACATAATCCTCAATGTGAAGTTCCCTTCTGAAAGCTTTTGCAGAAGCTCAGGCTGTTGATCCATTGGAACAACTTCATGAATTTTGTCCATAAATCCAGACCAGTCACCCATGCCTAGTTGGAAAGacaatcaaaatgaagaaataaatcAGCACTGTAGGCATGATTTTTGTACAATTTCAGAAGTGGAAGAAAACCTAACACAAAAATGTCAAGACTGGAATTATTAGTAGCATACCTAAAAGACGACTGACAAAAGGTTTAACATCAAATACTTCAAACTCATCCATATGTTCTCCAGTACCGATAAATATCACAGGACTCTTTGTTGCAGCAACACTGCACATACAAGTCAAGTAGTATTAGAGTAAGACACTGTGAAAGATGAAGCATAGTTCAAGACTTAAGATTTTCTGAAGAAACTACAAAGACATCTCCTTAGTTTTTATCATTGCTGTTTTCTAAAGGAAAAAAGGAGGGGAAATATTTATTGTCACAAAACAATCAAGCAAATAAGAGAATTTTCCAAAATTCAGtcacatatataaacaaagcaCAAGTACACACAGGAAAAGGACAAGAATGTCACAAAAGGGTTACAGTTTAAgggatttttaaacttaagagcAGTTTAGGACTCCCTGATTTGTAGCAAACAAAGTGTTACAGAATctacaataaaaaaagagataCTACAAATTCATTGAAAGATATccgttaataaaaattattttcagttTAAATATTCAAGAACACAGGACTGGTTGTGCAAAGGTTAATcagtacaattttttttctttttataagaaCATAGGTGAATCATAACTTGTCATCAGGATGAATGATTTCTTGTTTAGAGGTCAATTTATTGTAGTTGTAGAAAACCAAGTTTAATTCCACCGGAGAATAAAAGGGAGTGAAATCTTTCAGTGACTAAATACACAGTCCAAATAAAAAAGATTCTAATACCATTTCTCCCTGGCATaaatcactttttaattttgactgGCAGGAAAAAGGTTGAAGTAAAATATGTTCGCAAAATAATGCAAAAGGAGGTAAAAGAAACAGATTAACCAAAATTCAGTCTTCAAGATACCAAAGAATAAGcaaaatgaattttcaaatatactCTTTTGCATGTAATGAAAGTTGCAACTAGCATATATTAAGATCCACAATCCACCATACTGAAAATGCAGCACaactctgaaaaaaaaaaaggaataagcCTCTTGTACACAACACCACATGCCTAAACAAGCAAAATTAAGCAAGCATATGCTttatatcttaaattaaaaatttccaCCAATATCATTTCATGGAAGCAAAGTGAAGTCTAAACAATTGACTTGAAACTTACGCACTAAGAGCACCACCACCCTTCGCATGACCATCCATTTTAGTAACAATTACAGCTCCAACTGAAACACTTTTCTTAAATGCTTGAGCTTGATCAAATGCTGCTTGACCAATACTGCTATCCATAACAAATATAACAAGTTCTGGTTTCTGAAACATTCACATTGCAAAAGAGAAATGGAGATATATTAGCACCTATTATAAACCACACACAATATAAAAGAACAAGTAAGAATAGCAATGCAATACCGTTGCTTCAGAAACTTGACGCATTTCTTCAAAAAGAGCAGCTTCCTGTTTATGGCGCCCACTAGTATCAACGATAATGAGATCACAATTCTCCTTCTTGAATCTTTCAACACCTTCCACTGCAATTCTCACAGGATCTGACTCTGTATAGCTGCATGTTAAAACCAAGAAATTACATGAAATGACAAATGGCATACAGCACAATAATACCACCATGATGATGCATAAACCACAAATCAAATATCAATCTATGACGCTGTGCACTAGTGTTACCactaaattgtttttaaaatcactcaCAGCCATCTCAGCCAAGAAATAGCAACAAAGTTTCAACCACTCAGATACACAAATTTGCAGGATGCCTTTTGCAGCATAGTGGAAACAACTGCATTTGGCTGCTGGAATTAACTAAGAATTCAAAAAAGCATGAAACAAGAGGTCTTCCTCAGAAAAATAAGAGACAAGCATCTCTCTATCCCTTTATCTTGGTGACAATGATCGTCAATCAAAGAATCTACAGCCTTGTGTAATCAACTAAGTTTTAAGGTGTTCTTAGATTGCCAAAAGAGTACCTTCCATAGAATGGAATCTTAGCCTTGGTTGCATTCTGCTTCAGCTGATCGAAGGCACCAGCTCTGAATGTATCAGCACAGACTAAAGCTGGTTTCCAACCCTTCTTCTGATGATAATATGCATACTTTGTACATGTTGTGGTCTTCCCGGATCCTGCGTTTTGTCATACATATAACTTTAACATAAACCACAACCATAACAGAAGTGGAAACAAAATACACACAGgtaattaaacattataagaactagaaaaaaaaaaaacttcaaaaaagtTGACATGCTGACAACTTTTTTGACCATTGATAGGTAACTAACACAAGTAATTTGATTACATTTAATTTATCAGAAAACCAGCATACCTTGTAAGCCTACAAACATTATAACACTTGGTTTCCCTTTCTTTGGAGTGAAAGAAGGCTTTCCAGGATCCAACATTTTACAGAGCTCGTTAAATATGGCCTAGAAAACAAAGCAACAACAGTGGTGATGCATAACAGAGagcaagaaataaaatataattcagatTAAGTACTCATAACTACATTAACAAACCAGCACCACATTAAAGAAAGCATAATTGATTACATGAAGGACAGAGAATCTCTCATGAATGAAACTGCCACAATGAAGATGCTGCCTAAAATAACAGATTAGGGACAACTCACAACGGTCTCTGTCCCATCAACGGGATAATAAATCAGTTGATCTTCTACTTATATGATCATATCCATTGTATGAATGAACTCCCATTAGATTGACAGGTAACTTAACATAACTAGTAAACCCGATACTAGAAATAGCTAACAATCTCAAATTTCTTGTACCATCAGCCCTAAATTTCAGAAACAGAAAATTATCAAGGTTAgctattaaaataacaaaaattcacaaaaataatacgaaaatttataaattcgTGTTCACTATTTCTTACGATTTTCTAATATTCAATATCTGCAATAATAATACCAAAACAAGTTCTTTACTCATCAAAAATCACAAACCTTGAATACAAAAAAGGAAGCAAAATTTATACGGCGATGTACCTGCTGGATGATTTTGCGCTTGTTGTGACCGGCGGCAAGGTCGTCAAGATTGACGATCTTCTTGATATTGGTCTGCATGTCACGCACAAGCTTGAATTGCACATCGGCTTGCAAGAGAGCTCGCGTGATCTCGTTTAAACAATCGTTAAGGACCTTCTCGTCAATAATTGTCGCATTGCTCATCTGCTGTATGGCTCGGGATATGCTCCCGCCTAACTGTGCCAACGCCATTTTCGCTGATCTGAGTGAAGATTCTCAATTGCAGCAGATATTTAGAGTTAGGGTTCCTCTTCCTATCAAATTAGGGCAAAAAGAGAAGAGTTTGCGTTCGGTTCAAAGATGAAAATGCGAATTTAGTAGGAGAATCCGGTAAGCAATTTTCCGAGagaatatgtaattttaaaatgggCTGGTTTAAGTATAATCCATGAGCCAAAAACTGTGTTGTTTGGAGAAGCCATGTGAGCAGCCCATTCAACAGAGTGTAACCcatcaaaattcattattagtatataatttattttaaaattaattaaaaaagggttttttattaagttttttattttatataattatgacattatgataattaattaaaaatataagagatatttttatattttaaaaaatttataaaaaatggtaaaaatgtatatttaacgtaaaaaaaacatataaaatatatatttaatatattttaaattcaaaaattcaacataattaaaatatgaatcaaacaaaaacataaattaaatataaatatttcatctttTGACTAACAAGGAGAACACCCATTATAGAGTTTTGGCATGGTATAATGGGCTGGGGTTGGGGTGATTTCGGTTTGAGACGTCTAGACTAGGACCTTGTCTAGATGTGGGTGAATTTAGGAAAGGCCTATTTTATTAGCCCAACTTATAACCAAGCTCTAAATCCCTACCCGCCTCGTCTAGCAAATCTAGCCCTTTCTAGAGACTCAACTCTTCAAGTTTCAACCTTGTACCTcccattttcttttatcagAACAACGAAAAGCAGAGAAGAAAGTTGTttacattcaaaataaaaaaaaaagaggatggAGAACAAAGAAGAAATAGTCGACGTTAAGTCAGTCGTAGAAGCTGTTTCTGCCGAAGATGGGGATGCTCCTATTTACCAAGTCGAAAGTCTCTGTATGCGTTGTGGCGAAAACGTGAGTTTTCTTAATTCAAACTACTCGAAGCCTtacttttttctaattttgacaCTTTTTTTTGCCACTACGAATGTGTTTTAATCTTGACCAGGGAGTCACGAGGTTTTTATTGACCTTGATACCGCATTTCAGGAAGGTATGGAATGtgataatttgtgtttattcataaatttatgtCTTTGTCTTGTTTAGAATgacaaattaagtttttttgtttcttgtaGGTCTTGTTGTCAGCTTTTGAATGTTCGCATTGTGATGAGAGGTAATTTTGATACAAAGCTTCTTTGGCTTTCTCTTGGAATGCATTTTActtcaaaaattttgtttagttaATCGTATTTTAGTGCAGTACGCATTCTATGCTAGAACTTAGTTTAGATATAAGTCTTATGTTTATCGTTATTGTTTACATAGTTAAGTTGGAATTTAGATAGTACATTTGGAACTTAAATGATCTTcgtcttttacctttttttctttgtttgtagGAACAATGAGGTTCAGTTTGCTGGTGAGATCCAACCTAGGGGTTGTTGTTACCGTTTGGAGGTACCGGCAGGTGATCAGAAGGTATGCCCTCTTGAAAGATCGAACATGTTGTAACATACAACAATTCTGTGTCagaactaatatttttataggAATAATAGTAgctcttttttctgttttaaaaaatttgtgacAAAGACTATGTTAACATTTTCTCAGTATTCGTGGCACTTTATGCTTTGGCCTCTAAGTGTTGCTTTCTCTTAGTTAACTATTTTGGCATTTTGGAAGCTATTTATTTAAGAAGTACCAGGTTTCCATATGAGATATGATAGAAATATCTTAGTTCACTATCCTTTTCATTGTTAGGCAATCTTTACCACTGTTGAAGTGGCTTTTGGAAATCATTATTCCTTTCTGCTATGTACCCTAGAAGTGGCCGTCTTATTGTTCTGCAGggttatttatgatattattataatctaaTATGGAATTTCACCTATCATGGATTTTATTTGTACTCTTTGTACTAATCCTAAAATCTTCAGTTCTTGtattaatttcatctcattgGTCTAGAgcttttcttttagtttctatCCTCTTTAATTCTAAGTTTTTTCAATTGTCTCTTGTGAGTATGGAAAATTGATGACCACCTTTAATGCAGATGTTCCACCGGCAAGTTGTGAAATCTGAGTCTGCAACCATTAAGGTATAAGAATTGATATTTATGTAACATTTTGTGTACAATTGCACATTTTATAGCCACAGTTATGTGTGTTTATAATTATGGaacttttgattgttttgtggATGTATTATTTTGCTTGCAAGTGGGGATTGATAGTTTATTAGATTACAACTTGgtgtctttctttttctctctcctaaGACTTGTTTGTTAGAAGCAATAAGAAAGCCTAATTGGGTTAATACTGAGACAGTGATATCTTTTATGTTATCATGATGCAGATTCCTGAGCTGGATTTTGAGATTCCTACAGAGGCTCAGCGGGGAAGTCTATCAACTGTATGTCCTTTAATTCCAACACATtacttgatttatttattttccttcctGTTGGGTTCTAAGTGTCTTTGTGTTGGCATAGTGAAAGCTGCTTCTGAGTTTCTTTCCTCTGGAAAGGGAATTACTTTATATTCCTGCCATTATTCTAAATATAATGCCAATATGGAGAAGtacatataacataaataaatgaagtGTGTACAGTTTAACTGACCTTATTGCTGATATGAGGAGGGAAGTGATGCCTTTgccttcttttttccttcatcCCTTTCATACAGGTCCCCTACTTTACTTCTTGCTCTATGCCAAATCTAGAGTTAATAACAGTACTTGACTGGTTTTCCTAGGTTTCTCCTTTTGCTTTTCTCTATCTGATCTAGTGGAGTTCTTCTAGGTTGAAGGGATATTGGTACGAGCTGCTGATGAATTGCAGGCCCTTCAGGAAGAACGGAAGGTGAATCTTTAATTTGGTCATAAGTTTTGTTTGATATTACATTAtgcctttctcttcttttaagtAATATCTTCTTGGCTATCCAGAAAGTGGATCCTCAGACTGCTGAAGCTATTGACCAGTTTCTGTTGAAATTGAGAGCTTGTGCTAGGGGTGATTTATCCTTCACGTTCATCCTTGACGATCCTGCTGGGAACAGCTTCATTGAGAATCCGTAAGAAATGAGTTTAATTGAGAGGTCTATTTCTCTTGCATAATTTGTGTTTTCTGTAGGATGTATAGGTTGTAGTTGTATAAATTGCCTTTCTtatcttcttatttttcttggATGGACACCtcttttatattatgtttaaaaaaatatgactcTGTATTTTGATATGGATAGGTATGCTCCATCTCCAGAcccattattaaatattaagttcTATGAACGAACTCCAGAGCAGCAAGTGTCTTTGGGGTATCTTGTTGTCCCAACGCAATTGGAACAGTCTCATGCTGTAATAACTGAGGAAACCAACAGCACTTCTGATCAAATGCAAAGAGTACCCCATGGATCAGTTGGAGCAGTGGCTGGCCATCGTGCCATTGCTCAGAGCAATAGCGCCGAAATTGCTGATGCTTTATTTAGGTACTCAGCACCGGAAGAGGTAGACAATTTCATATATTGATATTctgatttttcttgtttttcccAGTATCTTTGAATGCTCTGTTACCGGCTGTACGAACTTCTTATAGGTTATGACTTTCCCATCTACCTGTGGAGCATGTGCTGCTAGATGCGAGACTCGAATGTTTGTAACTAGTATCCTTTTTATTGTCATCATTTTCATTACCATGGTACAATCATCCAAGTTATGTCTACCAGCTTTTGTAATTGGGCTATTTTATGCATAAACTATGTTGAGCTTAACAACATACAGGGATTCCATACTTTCAAGAAGTAATTGTCATGGCATCAACATGTGATTCTTGTGGTTACCGCAATTCAGAGGTTTGTTGTGTTTACTTTATACTTTTCACATGTGATGGTGAATTCTGATTAATGCAATCCATGTGCAGTTAAAGCCAGGCGGTAGAATTCctgaaaaaggaaagagaattTCTCTGCGAGTAAAGAACGTTAATGACTTAAGCCGTGATGTGATAAAGGTATGGTTATTTGGATTCTCTTGCATTCTTTAGCTATTTATCTGGCATTCTTTTGCCTTATACAATTTATTCTATTGAGAACCATGTAGTTAAATCTTTGGTTGCAATAGTTGCACCTTCGCTCTCTGTCTCTGTGTATGTGTATTTTATTGTGTTGTTACTATTTCAAGTATATCTTATGTATAGCTGGTGATCATCAAACTTTTTGGGTGGCATGCACTAGCATATGATTTTGATAGGATGCAGTCTCCTTTCTGAAATATCAATACCTCGAAGGCAATAGGAAATATTCCATTTCACAGCAAAAGGGctgttttgactaccttataaTGAGATTATGATCTGGTTTTCATTATCTTCTGATGAAGCAGCTTAAGTGCATTGagtttgataattaattgatagtagtgcttttaatttttattttttagtgttTCTGCCATTATATTAGTATGATATGTATAATGGACTTGAGATAAGAAAACATTGTTGTTGGCTCCTAATCCTTTTACTgttcaataacaaaaaatgtcTTTTGAGATGTATCAGTCAGATACTGCTGGTGTTAAAGTTCCAGAGCTTGATTTGGAGCTGGCCAGTGGCACTCTTGGTGGAGTTGTAACAACTGTGGAAGGTttgattacaaaaattaatgaaagtgAGTATGACTTCACAACTCTGTTTTGTGTGTTATGCATTTCTCAATATGGATATCTAACCATAAATTGATATGCGTGTGCAGGCCTTGAGAGAGTGCATGGATTCACTTTTGGAGACAGccttgatgaaaataaaaaaaacaagtgGGAAGATTTCAAGGCAAGGTTGAACAAGGTATGACCCAAACTTCCATGGAGATTATGCTGTCAGTCAGCATAAAGGTTCAGTTTATTTGAGCTTTTGTAATAAATAACCAGTGCCAAGCTGTAAACAACCATCTGATCTGCATAGGAAGAAGGGATAACATAATACCATTTGGTAGTTTTTTTGGGCTTTCTAATGTGAAAAATGCATGCAGCTAGGTTTGGTATTGATGCACGGCAGCTGATCACTATTAACACTTACCTAATGTAGATCAGGTTGAATAAATCAATTAAGGCTTGAGCTTTGATGtagataaaacattaaaaaacaattcTTGAGCTGAATCCTGTATAGATTAAGATAAGTTAGAACTTGACATGGTAAGAATGCTGACTCGATAATTCactttgaaaatgatttttcttttgttttgtatcTTAAGAAAGagcattttaatataattcatgTCATTTATAAACTGCATATGATGTATGGAGTGATTTACGTTATTGAGTTTGGGAGAGAGTACATGAGGGAGTCTGATATTCATCTTGTAGCTTTTGAGTTTGGAAGAGCCGTGGACATTAatcatcaatgatgcattagcAAATTCTTTTATTGCACCGGTGACAGATGATATGAAAGATGACCACCAGTTAACATGTAAGTTTCCAATCTTCCTAGTTTTGCAAGTTTAACTTTtaactgaataattttttttttttattttctttttttgaaccaacttttggttttttatttggATGGATCAAAACTATTCTTAGAGATTTTTTATTCATAGTTCATTCTAAATCTGAAACAACTTCTTGGGACAGAAAACTATTCATAGAGATCTGATGTAAATAGTTTTAAACTGTTCTCAGGGTAGTACGAGAGTcagttgtttatttttataaattgaaataagaattcatttttttaaacaaggGGACTgtattatttggtttttttttgcCAGTTGAGGAATATGAGAGGTCATGGGAGCAGAATGAGGAGTTGGGTTTGAATGATATTGACACCTCCTCAGCTGATGCTGCA from Mangifera indica cultivar Alphonso chromosome 6, CATAS_Mindica_2.1, whole genome shotgun sequence encodes the following:
- the LOC123219326 gene encoding signal recognition particle 54 kDa protein 2, translated to MALAQLGGSISRAIQQMSNATIIDEKVLNDCLNEITRALLQADVQFKLVRDMQTNIKKIVNLDDLAAGHNKRKIIQQAIFNELCKMLDPGKPSFTPKKGKPSVIMFVGLQGSGKTTTCTKYAYYHQKKGWKPALVCADTFRAGAFDQLKQNATKAKIPFYGSYTESDPVRIAVEGVERFKKENCDLIIVDTSGRHKQEAALFEEMRQVSEATKPELVIFVMDSSIGQAAFDQAQAFKKSVSVGAVIVTKMDGHAKGGGALSAVAATKSPVIFIGTGEHMDEFEVFDVKPFVSRLLGMGDWSGFMDKIHEVVPMDQQPELLQKLSEGNFTLRIMYEQFQNILKMGPIGQVFSMLPGFSAELMPKGREKESQAKIKRYMTMMDSMTNEELDSSNPKLMNDSRIMRIARGSGRQVREVMEMLEEYKRLAKIWSKMKGLKIPKKGEMSALSRNMNAQHMSKVLPQQMLKQIGGVGGLQSLMKQMGSTKDMMGMFGGGDK
- the LOC123219327 gene encoding zinc finger protein ZPR1-like → MENKEEIVDVKSVVEAVSAEDGDAPIYQVESLCMRCGENGVTRFLLTLIPHFRKVLLSAFECSHCDERNNEVQFAGEIQPRGCCYRLEVPAGDQKMFHRQVVKSESATIKIPELDFEIPTEAQRGSLSTVEGILVRAADELQALQEERKKVDPQTAEAIDQFLLKLRACARGDLSFTFILDDPAGNSFIENPYAPSPDPLLNIKFYERTPEQQVSLGYLVVPTQLEQSHAVITEETNSTSDQMQRVPHGSVGAVAGHRAIAQSNSAEIADALFRYSAPEEVMTFPSTCGACAARCETRMFVTRIPYFQEVIVMASTCDSCGYRNSELKPGGRIPEKGKRISLRVKNVNDLSRDVIKSDTAGVKVPELDLELASGTLGGVVTTVEGLITKINESLERVHGFTFGDSLDENKKNKWEDFKARLNKLLSLEEPWTLIINDALANSFIAPVTDDMKDDHQLTFEEYERSWEQNEELGLNDIDTSSADAAYNSTDNA